One window from the genome of Candidatus Fermentibacter sp. encodes:
- a CDS encoding site-2 protease family protein, which translates to MDGSAPLVIVLVFFSVICHEIAHGYTAYRLGDPTAYRMGRLTFNPLPHIDIFGTIILPILLTVIGSSVLLAWAKPVPVDPRYFRRPRTGMMWVSIAGPGTNLVLAAVFAGAAHLVSTVVPGFVTKALASTALVNVILTVFNLFPVPPLDGSRIVAKFLRGRALLRYLSIEPYGMFIVFGLLYLGVFSRVAYPALDLAVRLLDLGRFLFAV; encoded by the coding sequence ATGGACGGATCGGCGCCGCTCGTCATAGTCCTGGTCTTCTTCAGCGTGATCTGTCACGAGATCGCCCACGGCTACACGGCCTACAGGCTGGGCGACCCCACCGCATACCGGATGGGGAGGCTCACCTTCAATCCGCTGCCGCACATAGACATCTTCGGCACGATCATCCTCCCGATCCTGCTGACCGTGATAGGCAGCTCGGTGCTGCTGGCCTGGGCCAAGCCGGTTCCGGTCGACCCCAGGTACTTCAGACGGCCCAGGACGGGGATGATGTGGGTCTCGATAGCCGGTCCGGGCACGAACCTCGTGCTCGCCGCAGTCTTCGCCGGTGCGGCGCACCTGGTTTCCACCGTCGTGCCGGGCTTCGTCACCAAGGCCCTGGCTTCGACCGCCCTCGTCAACGTCATACTCACGGTGTTCAACCTCTTCCCGGTGCCGCCCCTCGACGGCAGCCGGATAGTGGCGAAATTCCTGAGGGGGAGGGCCCTGCTCAGGTATCTGAGCATCGAGCCCTACGGGATGTTCATAGTCTTCGGGCTGCTCTACCTGGGCGTCTTCTCCAGGGTGGCCTATCCGGCCCTCGATCTCGCCGTGAGGCTGCTGGATCTGGGCAGGTTCCTCTTCGCCGTATAG
- a CDS encoding zinc metallopeptidase, translating to MPLSFGQIDPGFLLVIGAMILGLIAGGAVQRTFSRYSKVGTRLGMTGEQMARRILDNYGLTNVAVERVAGNLTDHFDPRSNVLRLSDPVYGSASVAALGVAAHEAGHAVQHAFKYRPITMRNALVPVANLGSQLLVPLMFAGVVMGELGSLVITIGAILYGGAVLFHIVTLPVEFNASSRAVSYLEATGSLNSEELGGVKKVLRAAGMTYVAAALASVANLIRLLLLGRRR from the coding sequence ATGCCGTTGAGCTTTGGCCAGATAGACCCGGGATTCCTGCTCGTCATCGGGGCGATGATCCTCGGGCTCATCGCGGGTGGAGCGGTCCAGAGAACCTTTTCGCGCTACAGCAAGGTGGGCACGAGGCTCGGCATGACCGGCGAGCAGATGGCCCGCAGGATCCTCGACAACTATGGCCTCACGAACGTGGCCGTCGAGCGGGTGGCAGGCAACCTCACGGACCACTTCGACCCCAGGAGCAACGTCCTGAGGCTGTCCGACCCCGTCTACGGCAGCGCCTCCGTCGCCGCCCTCGGAGTGGCAGCGCACGAGGCCGGGCACGCCGTGCAGCATGCCTTCAAGTACAGGCCCATCACCATGCGCAACGCCCTTGTGCCCGTTGCGAACCTCGGTTCGCAGCTCCTCGTCCCCCTGATGTTCGCGGGCGTGGTCATGGGCGAGCTCGGCAGCCTGGTCATAACCATCGGCGCCATCCTGTACGGCGGCGCCGTGCTTTTCCACATCGTCACGCTCCCCGTGGAGTTCAACGCCAGCTCGAGGGCGGTATCGTACCTGGAGGCCACCGGGAGCCTGAACAGCGAGGAACTCGGCGGGGTGAAGAAGGTGCTGAGGGCCGCCGGCATGACCTATGTCGCCGCCGCCCTCGCCTCCGTGGCGAACCTCATAAGGCTGCTCCTCCTCGGGAGAAGGCGGTAG
- the metG gene encoding methionine--tRNA ligase, giving the protein MDTRYLVTSALPYANGPLHLGHLAGAYLPADIYVRFLRMCGEDVIYVCGTDEHGVPITITAEKQGRTPREVVDEYHATIRREFEAFGISFDNFSRTSLPSHAEFARGVFLDLLGKGLIAERTMKQLHCPRCSRFLPDRYVNGTCPKCGAPGARGDLCESCGSWLEALELKAPSCSICGSEPSPRDTTHWFLRLDAFQDWLREWLPSREGWRDNVLNYCRGWLDEGLQERAITRDIDWGVPVPLDAASGKVLYVWFEALLGYVSSTRELFEKRGDPGAWEKWWKDPGTRLVHFIGKDNIVFHAIIEPAILRGLGGFVLPWNIPANEFLNISGQKQSTSRGTAVWMGEYLERFQPDPMRYTLSINAPEGRDADFTWAEFRVRNNELADVLGNFVNRTVSFAFREFGGLVPACGEPGEREKALADMALQAGASIRGLLSTFRFKAACAEAMALAREGNRYFDSSEPWRTARTSREECARTIRHSLEFIDWLRLVFSPFLPFSCERIAGMLGGGRENRWDAIGRPSLVEGTRLGQPVILFEKLEEGFDGSAAPGKPAASVPPGVKGEDDAKAPAVEPEAPARISFDEFRKLDLRVGRIISAEPVPKADKLLAMKVDLGEPEPRSIVAGLRQWYEPDALAGRLVVVVSNLEPARIRGVQSDGMILASDGGSGVFVLGPDPSARPGDKVR; this is encoded by the coding sequence CAGGGCAGGACGCCCCGCGAGGTGGTGGACGAGTACCACGCGACCATACGCAGGGAGTTCGAGGCCTTCGGGATCTCCTTCGACAACTTCTCGCGCACGTCCCTGCCGTCCCACGCCGAATTCGCCAGGGGAGTCTTCCTCGATCTGCTCGGAAAGGGCCTCATAGCCGAGAGGACGATGAAGCAGCTCCACTGCCCGCGATGCTCCAGGTTCCTGCCGGACCGCTACGTGAACGGCACCTGTCCGAAGTGCGGAGCTCCCGGGGCCAGGGGAGACCTGTGCGAATCCTGCGGGAGCTGGCTCGAGGCGCTGGAGCTGAAGGCTCCATCGTGCAGCATCTGCGGTTCGGAACCCTCCCCGCGCGACACGACGCACTGGTTCCTGCGGCTGGACGCCTTCCAGGACTGGCTCCGGGAATGGCTCCCCTCCCGCGAGGGCTGGCGGGACAACGTGCTCAACTACTGCAGGGGCTGGCTGGACGAGGGGCTCCAGGAGCGCGCCATCACCAGGGACATCGACTGGGGGGTCCCCGTGCCGCTGGACGCCGCGTCGGGCAAGGTGCTCTACGTCTGGTTCGAGGCCCTGCTGGGCTATGTCAGCAGCACGCGCGAGCTCTTCGAGAAGCGGGGCGATCCCGGCGCCTGGGAGAAGTGGTGGAAGGATCCCGGCACCAGGCTCGTGCACTTCATCGGCAAGGACAACATCGTCTTCCATGCCATCATAGAGCCGGCGATCCTCCGCGGCCTGGGCGGCTTCGTCCTGCCCTGGAACATCCCGGCGAACGAGTTCCTGAACATCTCGGGCCAGAAGCAGTCCACGAGCCGCGGCACCGCCGTGTGGATGGGCGAGTATCTCGAGAGGTTCCAGCCCGATCCCATGAGATACACGCTCTCGATCAACGCCCCCGAGGGCAGGGACGCCGACTTCACCTGGGCCGAGTTCAGGGTGAGGAACAACGAGCTGGCCGACGTGCTGGGCAACTTCGTCAACCGCACCGTGAGCTTCGCGTTCCGCGAGTTCGGCGGGCTCGTGCCCGCCTGCGGCGAACCCGGAGAGAGGGAGAAGGCGCTCGCCGACATGGCCCTGCAGGCCGGTGCCTCCATCCGCGGCCTCCTCTCCACCTTCAGGTTCAAGGCGGCCTGCGCCGAGGCGATGGCCCTGGCCCGCGAGGGGAACAGGTACTTCGACTCCTCTGAGCCCTGGAGGACCGCCCGCACCTCGCGCGAGGAATGCGCCCGGACGATCCGCCATTCGCTGGAATTCATCGACTGGCTCAGGCTCGTCTTCTCCCCGTTCCTGCCGTTCTCCTGCGAGAGGATCGCCGGGATGCTGGGAGGCGGCAGGGAGAACCGCTGGGACGCCATCGGCAGGCCGTCCCTCGTCGAAGGAACCAGGCTGGGGCAGCCCGTGATCCTCTTCGAGAAGCTGGAAGAGGGATTCGACGGCTCCGCCGCGCCCGGGAAGCCCGCCGCTTCCGTCCCGCCGGGGGTGAAGGGGGAGGATGATGCGAAGGCTCCCGCCGTGGAACCGGAGGCTCCGGCGAGGATATCCTTCGACGAGTTCAGGAAGCTCGACCTGCGCGTCGGGAGGATCATCTCCGCCGAGCCCGTGCCGAAGGCCGACAAGCTGCTGGCGATGAAGGTCGACCTCGGTGAGCCGGAACCCAGGTCCATCGTGGCCGGGCTCAGGCAGTGGTACGAGCCGGACGCCCTTGCGGGAAGGCTGGTCGTGGTCGTGTCGAACCTGGAACCGGCCCGGATCAGGGGGGTTCAGAGCGACGGGATGATACTCGCATCGGACGGCGGGTCGGGGGTGTTCGTCCTGGGCCCCGACCCTTCGGCCCGTCCCGGCGACAAGGTTCGATAG